Proteins from a genomic interval of Treponema succinifaciens DSM 2489:
- a CDS encoding type II toxin-antitoxin system RelB/DinJ family antitoxin, which yields MNTVAMNIRVDKNLKEQATELYNDLGLSLSSAINMFLRQSVRENGLPFKPQRTRRKSEIELASEEADQLMNDPNAKTYEAPQELWDEIGL from the coding sequence ATGAACACAGTAGCAATGAATATTAGAGTTGACAAAAATCTCAAGGAACAGGCGACGGAGCTTTACAATGATTTGGGGCTTTCGCTTTCGAGCGCAATCAATATGTTTTTGCGGCAGTCTGTGAGGGAAAATGGATTGCCGTTCAAGCCGCAGCGGACGAGGCGAAAGAGCGAGATTGAGCTTGCATCTGAGGAAGCCGACCAGCTTATGAACGACCCGAATGCGAAAACTTACGAGGCTCCGCAGGAACTTTGGGATGAAATCGGTTTATGA
- a CDS encoding DUF4469 domain-containing protein, with amino-acid sequence MNDKKNSLTDKVNVTMHPVALSEKDISYAKVQRETAYIGNVIDSILKYNKTLDRETLLFTAGLFRNGILELLQTGKAVDLLEMGILYIKPDGGMETASPGINDVPSMKVAFTPSELALEAVKGVSVAADVTATTAPEITEVFDMHTRKKGTEITSGQTVRIKGKRLKVAGNNDETGVFLASCNENGKYSENISEWIQIKSDELIDNTGSVLLFNVPVEAKSGTYRLIVRTAYGSGTRINKTVRAGIHSETITVST; translated from the coding sequence ATGAATGACAAAAAAAATTCATTAACAGACAAAGTGAACGTAACAATGCATCCTGTTGCGCTCTCAGAAAAAGATATTTCTTATGCAAAAGTCCAGCGAGAAACTGCATATATAGGAAACGTGATTGATTCAATTCTAAAATACAACAAGACTTTAGACAGAGAAACACTTTTGTTTACGGCAGGTCTTTTTAGAAATGGAATCCTTGAGCTTTTGCAAACAGGAAAAGCAGTTGATCTTCTTGAGATGGGAATTCTTTATATTAAGCCTGATGGTGGAATGGAGACAGCAAGCCCAGGCATAAATGACGTTCCATCGATGAAGGTTGCTTTTACTCCATCAGAACTTGCTCTTGAAGCTGTAAAAGGAGTATCGGTCGCAGCTGATGTTACAGCAACAACAGCTCCTGAAATAACAGAAGTTTTCGATATGCACACACGCAAAAAAGGAACAGAAATAACATCCGGTCAGACTGTGCGTATAAAAGGCAAGCGGCTTAAAGTAGCAGGAAACAATGATGAAACAGGAGTTTTTCTTGCTTCTTGCAATGAAAACGGAAAGTACTCGGAAAATATTTCTGAGTGGATTCAAATCAAAAGCGATGAACTGATAGACAATACAGGTTCTGTTCTACTTTTCAATGTTCCGGTAGAAGCAAAATCTGGAACTTATAGGCTCATTGTAAGAACAGCTTACGGTTCAGGAACTCGCATAAACAAAACAGTCCGCGCCGGTATTCATTCTGAAACTATAACAGTTTCCACATAA
- a CDS encoding helix-turn-helix domain-containing protein, with protein sequence MCMQTLRQQFIQNLKFFRKQKGMRQLDLALEIGKSSNYINSIENGKYFPSPETIESIARSLGIEPVRLFVKCEESEKEKIAENVISIEETLRSEVLESIQKAFSKIKNA encoded by the coding sequence ATGTGTATGCAGACTTTGCGGCAACAGTTCATTCAGAATCTCAAATTTTTCAGGAAACAAAAGGGAATGCGCCAGCTTGACCTTGCGCTCGAAATCGGAAAAAGCTCGAACTACATAAACAGTATTGAAAACGGCAAGTATTTTCCTTCCCCGGAAACAATCGAAAGCATCGCGCGTTCACTTGGAATTGAGCCTGTCCGCCTTTTTGTAAAATGTGAAGAATCAGAAAAAGAAAAAATCGCCGAAAATGTCATAAGTATAGAAGAAACTCTAAGAAGCGAAGTACTCGAAAGCATTCAAAAAGCATTTTCAAAGATAAAGAACGCTTGA
- a CDS encoding ImmA/IrrE family metallo-endopeptidase, which translates to MIIEEPDFKKAVQTADEILVSSKEIKAFPFMLIPVIMEYTDFELRTFGWIEKKGISAKDSFLSNDAELKKKGGMYILFYNEMMPPARLIFSCTHELGHYMLGHPIDSLSRMRDRNDPKFLDLYRICEVEANFFAAELLMPEPIIVELFKRGCKITEEFLIKHFEVSREAAKKRIELLRKAYDWNNFNRYPDSCNYDDIIVEKYKKFIDSIAPQKFKYGYSLEQDLELEKQRETWV; encoded by the coding sequence ATGATTATAGAAGAACCTGATTTCAAAAAAGCTGTTCAAACAGCAGATGAAATTCTTGTAAGTTCAAAGGAAATCAAAGCATTTCCATTCATGTTAATTCCTGTAATTATGGAATACACAGACTTTGAACTGCGTACATTTGGCTGGATAGAAAAAAAAGGAATATCTGCAAAAGACTCTTTTCTTTCTAATGATGCTGAGCTTAAAAAGAAAGGCGGAATGTATATTCTTTTTTACAATGAAATGATGCCGCCTGCAAGACTGATTTTTTCATGCACCCATGAACTTGGACATTACATGCTTGGTCATCCAATTGACAGTCTTTCAAGAATGAGGGACAGAAACGACCCAAAATTTTTGGATCTTTATAGAATTTGCGAAGTGGAAGCGAATTTCTTTGCGGCAGAACTTTTAATGCCAGAGCCAATTATAGTTGAGCTTTTTAAGCGTGGATGCAAGATAACAGAAGAATTTCTTATTAAACATTTTGAAGTTTCAAGAGAAGCTGCTAAGAAAAGAATCGAATTACTTAGAAAGGCTTACGACTGGAATAATTTTAACCGTTATCCTGATTCATGCAATTATGATGACATCATTGTAGAAAAATACAAAAAGTTCATAGACTCAATTGCTCCGCAAAAGTTCAAATATGGATACAGTCTTGAACAGGACCTTGAGCTAGAAAAGCAAAGGGAAACATGGGTATAA
- a CDS encoding helix-turn-helix domain-containing protein gives MSSVDIRKIFGENVKYYRKKSGMSQEQFAEKLEISPNHLSVIETGGKFVTYKLLERIVAAFDVMPAALFFTPGTASFDDTLQNKINSIIKEELETATLEISKRLAKL, from the coding sequence ATGTCGTCGGTTGATATAAGAAAAATTTTTGGCGAGAACGTTAAATATTACAGAAAAAAGTCGGGAATGTCGCAGGAGCAGTTTGCGGAAAAACTTGAAATTTCACCAAACCATTTGAGCGTAATTGAAACGGGCGGAAAATTCGTAACTTATAAACTTCTTGAGCGCATTGTAGCGGCTTTTGATGTGATGCCTGCCGCGCTATTCTTTACTCCGGGAACGGCTTCTTTTGACGACACTCTTCAGAACAAAATCAACTCGATAATAAAGGAAGAACTTGAAACCGCAACTTTAGAAATTTCCAAGCGGCTTGCAAAGTTGTAG
- a CDS encoding type II toxin-antitoxin system YafQ family toxin: MSENFYKYKTRATKRFKKHAKLVKKRSVKDSEKLKSAVELLAKGEKLPERFRDHELAGNLKGSRECHILLDLLLIYRIFNDILILELVDTGSHADLFGM; encoded by the coding sequence ATGAGCGAAAATTTCTACAAATATAAAACCAGAGCAACAAAGCGGTTCAAGAAACATGCGAAACTTGTAAAAAAGCGCAGCGTGAAAGATTCAGAAAAGCTGAAATCCGCAGTTGAACTTCTTGCAAAAGGCGAAAAACTTCCCGAACGATTCCGCGACCACGAGCTTGCAGGAAATCTTAAAGGCAGCCGCGAGTGCCATATTCTGCTGGATTTGCTTTTGATTTACAGGATTTTCAACGACATTCTGATTCTTGAGCTTGTTGACACCGGCAGCCATGCGGATTTGTTCGGAATGTAA
- a CDS encoding AAC(3) family N-acetyltransferase, with amino-acid sequence MDKSFIVNALRKNGVQEGMCLEVHSSLKSFGYVEGGAETVISAIKESVGSEGTIFMPALRLSPALTLTDEDKKLGITCKIKILPDDRKKSAMGIIANTFRLQNGTLTGSGIMQISGWGKHAQEAVTGGLNFAIHNGGKALLLGVDIYKLTAMHY; translated from the coding sequence ATGGACAAGAGCTTTATCGTAAATGCGCTTAGGAAAAATGGCGTTCAAGAAGGAATGTGCCTTGAAGTTCACAGCAGCCTTAAAAGTTTTGGTTATGTTGAAGGCGGAGCTGAAACTGTAATCAGCGCGATCAAGGAAAGTGTCGGTTCAGAAGGCACAATTTTTATGCCGGCACTAAGGCTCAGCCCTGCCCTTACGCTCACGGACGAAGACAAAAAACTTGGAATAACCTGCAAAATAAAAATCCTTCCCGACGACAGAAAAAAAAGCGCAATGGGAATTATCGCCAACACTTTCAGGCTGCAAAACGGAACTCTTACAGGAAGCGGAATCATGCAGATTTCAGGCTGGGGAAAACACGCGCAGGAAGCTGTAACTGGCGGACTTAACTTTGCCATTCACAACGGAGGCAAGGCACTACTTTTGGGCGTGGACATTTATAAACTTACCGCAATGCATTATTAG
- a CDS encoding RipA family octameric membrane protein, translating into MSMRWHRNRNLSKDEYLKNFDKNAKPAQAEKDSKIENAYRQAAEIRKFEIELFWKRAGYFWAFIISIYAAFFNVQKEFYYDKCTGNFKHGTIPLLSLSALGFFFCLAWLLSSYASKFWQENWENHIDLLEDYVTGPLHKIYSAGESFSVSKINIAAGYIVSFFSAGLFVFELAEFCRNLKLNHFLIFLVLIVLFSCGVAGFIFQMKGNVSNNGEIHFDKKVYEGN; encoded by the coding sequence ATGAGCATGAGATGGCATAGGAATCGCAATCTGTCAAAAGATGAATATCTGAAAAATTTTGATAAAAACGCAAAGCCTGCTCAAGCTGAAAAAGACAGCAAAATAGAAAATGCCTACAGGCAGGCTGCCGAAATCCGCAAGTTTGAAATTGAGCTTTTCTGGAAACGCGCTGGATACTTTTGGGCGTTCATTATTTCTATTTATGCCGCATTTTTCAACGTACAGAAAGAATTCTACTATGACAAATGCACTGGCAACTTTAAGCACGGAACAATACCACTGCTCTCACTTTCTGCCCTGGGATTTTTCTTTTGCCTTGCATGGCTTTTGTCCAGTTACGCATCAAAATTCTGGCAGGAAAACTGGGAAAACCACATCGACCTTTTGGAAGATTATGTTACAGGTCCGCTTCACAAAATCTATTCCGCAGGAGAATCTTTTTCAGTTTCAAAAATAAACATTGCGGCTGGCTACATTGTTTCGTTTTTTTCTGCCGGACTGTTTGTATTCGAGCTTGCTGAATTCTGCAGGAATTTAAAGCTTAATCACTTCCTGATTTTTCTTGTGCTGATTGTGCTGTTTTCTTGCGGCGTGGCAGGATTTATCTTTCAAATGAAAGGCAACGTTTCTAACAACGGTGAAATTCATTTTGACAAGAAAGTTTACGAGGGAAACTGA
- the ispF gene encoding 2-C-methyl-D-erythritol 2,4-cyclodiphosphate synthase, with the protein MINKVLVIAAAGSSSRMGLGKKKEYLPLKKGTVLSESVRAFIEASDFSEVIVSIPKNGEKEAKAALLADTEITSLLKNTTLTFTEGGATRQESVFKALCKIKNKNSIVLIHDGARPFVSKKIIQDVISKTQEFGAAVPAIQPVDTQKEIATDRTISRHLVRKNLGAVQTPQGFLLEPLIKCHKAAFQKKLEFTDDTEVWDAFPNFTGGKKVHIVEGSEKNKKITFIQDISKETKMVRIGIGTDLHRLVEGRKFILGGVEIPSEKGELGHSDGDVLLHAISDSLLGASGMGDIGSYFPSENPKWKNADSAELLKKIWADIKSAGWTLGNLDCVVETEKPKLLPWREKIISSISCILETTSEKIFVKAKTNEKQDAVGEGNAIKAYCVCLLEKTE; encoded by the coding sequence ATGATTAATAAAGTTCTTGTCATAGCCGCCGCAGGCTCTTCCAGCCGGATGGGACTTGGCAAAAAAAAAGAATACCTTCCATTAAAAAAGGGAACTGTGCTTTCTGAATCAGTCCGTGCATTTATTGAAGCTTCGGATTTTTCAGAAGTCATAGTTTCCATTCCTAAAAACGGTGAGAAGGAAGCAAAAGCCGCACTGCTTGCCGACACAGAGATAACAAGCCTTTTAAAGAACACAACGCTGACTTTTACGGAAGGCGGAGCTACAAGACAAGAGTCAGTTTTCAAAGCGCTTTGCAAAATCAAAAACAAAAATTCAATTGTCCTAATCCATGACGGCGCGCGTCCGTTCGTTTCAAAAAAAATAATTCAGGATGTAATTTCTAAAACGCAAGAATTTGGTGCGGCAGTTCCGGCAATTCAGCCTGTTGACACACAAAAAGAAATTGCGACGGACAGAACAATCAGCCGTCATCTTGTAAGAAAAAATTTGGGAGCCGTGCAAACTCCGCAGGGATTTTTACTTGAACCGCTGATTAAATGCCACAAGGCTGCTTTTCAAAAAAAACTTGAGTTCACGGACGACACAGAAGTGTGGGACGCTTTTCCAAATTTTACAGGCGGAAAAAAAGTCCACATTGTTGAAGGCAGCGAAAAAAACAAGAAGATAACCTTTATTCAGGATATTTCCAAGGAAACAAAAATGGTCCGCATAGGAATTGGAACAGACTTGCACAGGCTTGTTGAAGGCAGAAAATTTATTTTAGGCGGAGTCGAAATCCCATCGGAAAAAGGCGAGCTTGGGCATTCAGACGGAGACGTTCTGCTTCATGCAATCAGCGACTCTCTTTTAGGAGCTTCCGGCATGGGAGACATAGGCTCGTACTTTCCAAGCGAAAATCCGAAATGGAAAAACGCTGATTCCGCAGAGCTTCTAAAAAAAATCTGGGCGGACATAAAATCAGCAGGCTGGACTTTAGGAAATCTTGACTGCGTAGTAGAAACAGAAAAACCAAAGTTGCTTCCCTGGCGCGAAAAAATAATCAGTTCAATCTCATGCATTCTTGAAACTACATCAGAAAAAATTTTTGTAAAAGCAAAGACAAACGAAAAGCAAGACGCTGTTGGAGAAGGCAACGCAATAAAGGCATATTGCGTATGTCTATTAGAAAAAACTGAATAA
- a CDS encoding helix-turn-helix domain-containing protein, producing the protein MEGNKIFAERVKAEKEKHNLTTTQLAEKLGINKSRISMWETNGTIPRQDMLLKLCTLFNVSSDYLLGNEVDMKSEQISSIQRKLSKLNPTDLEKANNILDAAFAEIFGGIK; encoded by the coding sequence ATGGAAGGAAACAAAATTTTTGCTGAGAGAGTGAAAGCTGAAAAGGAAAAACATAATTTGACAACAACACAGCTTGCAGAAAAACTAGGAATCAACAAAAGTCGTATCAGCATGTGGGAAACAAACGGAACAATTCCGCGCCAGGATATGCTTCTAAAACTTTGTACGCTTTTTAACGTTTCATCGGATTATCTGCTCGGAAACGAAGTTGATATGAAGTCCGAACAAATATCTTCAATCCAGCGCAAACTTTCAAAACTTAATCCTACAGACTTGGAAAAAGCGAACAATATTCTGGATGCGGCTTTTGCAGAGATTTTTGGAGGAATAAAATAA
- a CDS encoding formylglycine-generating enzyme family protein, which produces MKHTKFILAAVLALATIVPLSAQNNMILVKGGTFQMGSNSEEDAPVHTVTVSDFYMSQTKITLYEWMSTTGAYPIGYYREEIPQSQWKITAAGNISWYDAIVYCNFRSIEEGLTPCYASNGSKDNINNAEKLRAEYPNITCDWNANGYRLPTEAEWEYAARNEIRISDFNKGNHEWCWDLYSSDYYNKSKNSKDPHGSDYGEMSSWGKMYFDRILRGGLDDMQLDLGNKIPTPIYKRLKWEPKYYDTALGPYPLSFRVVRNAK; this is translated from the coding sequence ATGAAACACACAAAATTTATTCTTGCGGCAGTTTTAGCATTAGCTACAATTGTTCCACTTTCGGCACAAAATAATATGATTCTAGTGAAAGGCGGCACATTCCAGATGGGAAGCAATTCTGAAGAAGATGCCCCAGTACACACAGTTACCGTAAGTGATTTTTACATGAGTCAAACTAAAATCACACTTTATGAATGGATGAGCACAACTGGTGCATATCCAATAGGATATTATAGAGAAGAAATTCCACAAAGCCAGTGGAAGATAACAGCTGCAGGAAACATCAGCTGGTATGATGCAATAGTGTATTGTAATTTTCGGAGCATAGAAGAAGGTCTTACGCCTTGCTATGCCTCTAACGGTTCAAAAGATAATATCAATAATGCAGAAAAACTCCGCGCAGAATATCCAAATATTACTTGCGACTGGAATGCAAACGGCTACCGCTTGCCAACAGAAGCAGAGTGGGAATACGCAGCCCGGAATGAAATAAGAATTTCTGATTTTAACAAAGGAAATCATGAGTGGTGCTGGGACTTGTATTCTAGCGATTATTATAACAAAAGCAAAAATTCAAAAGACCCGCATGGATCAGATTACGGAGAAATGTCTTCTTGGGGAAAAATGTATTTTGACAGAATACTTAGAGGAGGATTAGATGATATGCAATTAGACTTAGGAAATAAGATTCCAACACCTATATACAAAAGACTCAAATGGGAACCAAAGTATTATGACACAGCACTTGGTCCTTACCCACTCTCTTTCCGTGTAGTAAGGAATGCAAAATAA